A part of Miscanthus floridulus cultivar M001 chromosome 6, ASM1932011v1, whole genome shotgun sequence genomic DNA contains:
- the LOC136457561 gene encoding cytokinin dehydrogenase 1: MAVVNLLLAALIACSHAPVGTLALGDHRPWPPALAALVAAGRLRTDTNATVAASTDFGNITSALPAAVLYPSSTGDLAALLGAANSTPGWPYTIAFRGRGHSLMGQAFAPGGVVVHMASLGDATAAAAAPPRINVSADGRYVDAGGEQMWIDVLRASLARGVAPRSWTDYLYLTVGGTLSNAGISGQAFRHGPQISNVLELDVITGHGEMMTCSKELNADLFDAVLGGLGQFGVITRARIVLEAAPARARWVRLVYTDFATFTADQERLIAPRPDGAFGPMSYIEGSVFVNQSLATDLTNTGFFSDADVARIVALAAERNATTVYSIEATLNYDNATSVDQELKSVLDTLSFVEGFSFQRDVTYEQFLDRVHNEEVALDKLGLWRVAHPWLNMFVPRSRIADVDRGVFKGILQGTDIVGPLIVYPLNKSMWDDSMSAAMPSEDVFYAVSLLFSSVANDLARLQEQNQRILRFCDLAGIQYKSYLARYTNRGDWVRHFGTVKWNRFVEMKNKYDPNKLLSPGQDIFN; the protein is encoded by the exons ATGGCGGTGGTTAACCTGCTGCTGGCTGCGCTAATCGCCTGTTCTCATGCACCAGTAGGCACGCTTGCGCTTGGAGATCACCGTCCCTGGCCACCCGCCCTCGCCGCGCTCGTGGCGGCGGGCAGGCTCCGGACCGACACCAACGCCACGGTGGCGGCCTCGACGGACTTCGGCAACATCACGTCGGCGCTGCCGGCGGCGGTCCTGTACCCGTCGTCCACGGGCGACCTGGCGGCGCTCCTAGGCGCGGCCAACTCCACCCCCGGGTGGCCCTACACCATCGCGTTCCGCGGCCGCGGGCACTCGCTCATGGGCCAGGCCTTCGCCcccggcggcgtggtcgtccaCATGGCGTCCCTGGgcgacgccaccgccgccgccgccgccccgccgcGCATCAACGTGTCGGCGGACGGCCGGTACGTGGACGCCGGCGGCGAGCAGATGTGGATCGACGTGCTGCGCGCGTCGCTGGCGCGCGGGGTGGCGCCGCGGTCCTGGACGGACTACCTCTACCTCACCGTCGGCGGCACGCTGTCCAACGCCGGCATCAGCGGCCAGGCGTTCCGGCACGGCCCACAGATATCTAACGTGTTGGAGCTGGACGTTATCACCG GCCACGGGGAGATGATGACGTGCTCCAAGGAGCTCAACGCTGACCTGTTCGACGCCGTCCTGGGCGGGCTGGGCCAGTTCGGCGTGATCACCCGCGCCCGGATCGTGCTCGAGGCGGCGCCGGCGAGGGCGCGGTGGGTGCGGCTCGTCTACACCGACTTCGCCACGTTCACCGCCGACCAGGAGCGGCTCATCGCCCCGCGGCCCGATGGAGCGTTCGGCCCGATGAGCTACATCGAGGGGTCGGTGTTCGTGAACCAGAGCCTCGCCACCGACCTGACGAACACGGGGTTCTTCTCCGACGCCGACGTCGCCAGGATCGTCGCGCTCGCCGCGGAGAGGAACGCCACCACCGTGTACAGCATCGAGGCCACGCTCAACTACGACAACGCCACGTCGGTGGACCAG gagCTCAAGTCTGTGCTAGACACGCTAAGCTTCGTGGAAGGGTTCTCGTTCCAGCGCGACGTGACCTACGAGCAGTTCCTGGACCGGGTGCACAACGAGGAGGTGGCGCTCGACAAGCTGGGGCTATGGCGAGTGGCGCACCCGTGGCTCAACATGTTCGTGCCGCGGTCGCGCATCGCCGACGTGGACCGTGGTGTCTTCAAGGGGATCCTCCAGGGCACCGACATCGTCGGCCCGCTCATCGTCTACCCCCTCAACAAATCCAT GTGGGACGACAGCATGTCGGCGGCGATGCCGTCGGAGGACGTGTTCTACGCGGTGTCGCTGCTCTTCTCGTCGGTGGCCAACGACCTGGCGAGGCTGCAGGAGCAGAACCAGAGGATCCTGCGCTTCTGCGACCTCGCCGGGATCCAGTACAAGAGCTACCTGGCGCGTTACACGAACCGCGGGGACTGGGTCCGCCACTTCGGCACCGTCAAGTGGAACCGCTTCGTGGAGATGAAGAACAAGTACGACCCCAACAAGCTGCTCTCCCCCGGCCAGGACATCTTCAACTGA